The following proteins are co-located in the Microbulbifer sp. VAAF005 genome:
- the rpsI gene encoding 30S ribosomal protein S9, whose translation MATTQYYGTGRRKTSTARVFLAAGEGKITVNGRTLDEYFGREVARMIVRQPLEKVEMVEKFDITVTVKGGGSFGQAGAIRHGLTRALMQYDEALRQPLRAAGYVTRDAREVERKKVGLRKARKKPQFSKR comes from the coding sequence ATGGCAACTACTCAATACTACGGTACCGGCCGCCGCAAAACCTCCACCGCTCGCGTCTTTCTCGCGGCGGGTGAAGGTAAAATCACCGTAAACGGTCGCACCCTGGACGAATACTTTGGCCGTGAAGTGGCTCGCATGATCGTGCGTCAGCCGCTGGAAAAGGTTGAAATGGTCGAGAAATTCGACATCACTGTTACTGTTAAAGGTGGCGGTTCCTTTGGTCAGGCGGGTGCTATCCGTCACGGCCTGACCCGTGCCCTGATGCAGTACGACGAAGCGCTGCGTCAACCGCTGCGCGCCGCTGGTTATGTTACCCGCGACGCCCGTGAGGTTGAGCGTAAGAAAGTGGGTCTGCGCAAAGCGCGTAAGAAGCCGCAGTTCTCCAAGCGATAA
- the rplM gene encoding 50S ribosomal protein L13, with protein sequence MKTYSAKPEAVKRDWYIVDAADKTLGRIAAEIATRLRGKHKPEYTPHVDTGDYIVVINAEKVRVTGNKAKDKIYHSHSGYPGGLKSISFEKLIEKAPERTVQSAVKGMLPKGPLGRAMFKKLKVYSGSEHPHAAQQPIELAL encoded by the coding sequence ATGAAGACTTACAGTGCCAAGCCAGAAGCGGTAAAACGCGACTGGTACATTGTTGACGCTGCGGACAAGACCCTCGGCCGTATTGCTGCCGAGATCGCAACCCGCCTGCGCGGCAAGCACAAGCCTGAATACACGCCCCACGTGGACACTGGTGATTACATTGTTGTAATCAACGCAGAAAAGGTTCGCGTGACCGGTAACAAGGCCAAAGACAAGATCTACCATAGCCATTCCGGCTACCCCGGTGGTCTCAAATCCATCAGCTTCGAAAAGTTGATCGAAAAAGCGCCCGAGCGCACCGTTCAAAGCGCCGTAAAAGGCATGCTGCCGAAGGGTCCTTTGGGTCGTGCCATGTTCAAGAAGCTGAAAGTATACAGCGGTAGTGAACATCCTCATGCGGCACAACAGCCGATTGAACTGGCGCTCTAA
- the zapE gene encoding cell division protein ZapE, whose product MLPAKPLFSSPLERYERDLQRPDFVEDQSQRQAVEELQDLHRRLVARSERGAIVSFLSRIRSGANEPEKGLYFWGGVGRGKTYLMDAFFESLPFAEKQRTHFHRFMRRVHQDLKEYAGEKNPLEKVADKIARRARVLCFDEFFVSDIADAMILAGLLDALFRRGVALVATSNIVPKGLYKDGLQRVRFLPAIDLLEKYTKVVNVDSGTDYRLRTLEILELYHSPLGPEADSSLEQSFSQLSVSGCEARSEVQLQVEGRPIRALKVADDVAWFDFVDLCDGPRSQNDYIELAREFHTVLLGSVVKFDERMDAQARRFINLVDEFYDRCVKLVISAEVPAEELYVGRNLKFEFERTVSRLLEMQSREYLERPHRPE is encoded by the coding sequence ATGTTGCCCGCCAAACCACTATTTTCTTCTCCTCTTGAGCGTTATGAGAGAGACCTTCAGCGCCCTGACTTTGTTGAGGATCAATCTCAGCGTCAGGCAGTTGAGGAGCTGCAAGATCTTCATCGGCGCTTGGTGGCTCGGTCTGAGCGCGGTGCGATCGTCAGTTTTTTGTCCCGTATTCGCAGTGGCGCTAATGAGCCCGAGAAGGGTCTCTACTTTTGGGGTGGGGTAGGCCGCGGAAAAACCTACCTAATGGATGCGTTTTTTGAGTCCCTGCCGTTCGCGGAAAAACAGCGCACCCATTTTCATCGCTTTATGCGTCGAGTTCACCAGGATCTAAAGGAGTACGCTGGGGAGAAGAATCCGCTGGAGAAGGTGGCAGATAAGATTGCCCGCCGCGCTCGGGTGCTCTGCTTTGATGAGTTTTTCGTCTCAGATATTGCCGATGCCATGATATTGGCCGGCCTGTTGGATGCATTGTTCCGCCGAGGGGTGGCTCTGGTGGCGACCTCGAATATTGTACCCAAGGGCTTATATAAAGATGGGTTGCAGAGGGTACGGTTTCTTCCGGCCATCGATCTGCTGGAGAAGTACACCAAGGTGGTTAATGTCGATAGCGGTACCGATTACCGGCTGCGCACCCTGGAGATATTGGAGTTATATCATTCTCCGCTGGGACCTGAGGCGGATAGCAGTCTGGAACAGAGTTTTTCACAATTGAGTGTCAGCGGCTGCGAAGCCCGTAGCGAGGTTCAGCTGCAAGTGGAGGGGCGCCCAATTCGAGCCTTGAAAGTAGCGGATGATGTTGCTTGGTTTGATTTTGTGGATTTGTGCGATGGGCCGCGATCGCAAAATGACTATATCGAATTGGCCAGGGAGTTCCACACGGTGCTTCTGGGGTCGGTAGTCAAGTTTGATGAGCGTATGGATGCCCAGGCGCGTCGCTTCATTAATCTAGTGGATGAATTTTACGACCGGTGCGTGAAGTTGGTAATTTCTGCGGAGGTTCCAGCTGAGGAGTTGTACGTCGGCCGGAATCTTAAGTTTGAGTTTGAGCGCACGGTGAGTCGGCTTTTGGAGATGCAGTCCCGCGAATATCTGGAGCGGCCCCACCGCCCCGAATAA
- a CDS encoding DUF1043 family protein, whose amino-acid sequence MHSTSVLILVGVLGMTLGAFLAFLAVRGRTSVERSEELEQRLREANNKLEDFQLQVNDHFDQTSQLVHNLTESYKEVHEYLSNSALRLSSQDIGRQMLKAGSGKLNDNDEKLQDIEPPRDWAPKEPGAKGTLAEDYGLEKEAHESS is encoded by the coding sequence GTGCACTCTACATCGGTATTAATTCTAGTCGGCGTCCTCGGTATGACCCTGGGTGCATTCCTGGCATTCCTGGCTGTGCGCGGGCGTACCAGTGTGGAGCGCTCAGAGGAGCTGGAGCAGAGACTCCGTGAGGCCAACAACAAGCTCGAAGATTTCCAGCTACAGGTCAACGATCACTTTGACCAGACTTCACAACTCGTCCACAACCTCACCGAAAGCTACAAAGAGGTTCACGAATACCTCTCTAATAGCGCGCTGCGCCTATCCAGCCAGGATATTGGTCGCCAAATGCTGAAAGCAGGTAGTGGGAAATTAAATGACAACGATGAAAAGCTGCAGGATATAGAGCCACCTCGCGACTGGGCCCCAAAAGAACCTGGTGCCAAAGGTACTCTTGCCGAAGACTATGGACTCGAAAAAGAGGCTCACGAAAGCAGTTAG
- the sat gene encoding sulfate adenylyltransferase — protein MSLVRPHGSVELQPRFVYDSERHHQLMHEAESLPSIVVSSAAAANAVMLGAGYFNPLHGYMNLADAMSVAETLRTVDGLFWPVPVVNVVKDASEIEGASRIALRDPNVEGNPVLAVMDVEAIETISEEQMDTIAEQVFGTLDEKHPGVATFKSAGRTLVSGPIEVLNFSYFQSDFPDTFRTAVEIRNEFKERGWNKVVAFQTRNPMHRAHEELCKMALDGVEADGVLIHMLLGQLKPGDIPAPVRDASIRKMVELYFPANTVMVTGYGFDMLYAGPREAVLHAVFRQNCGCSHLIVGRDHAGVGDYYGAFDAQTIFDEKVPEGALEIEIFRADHTAYSKKLNKVVMMRDVPDHTKEDFILLSGTKVREMLGDGIAPPPEFSRPEVAQILMDYYQSL, from the coding sequence ATGTCCCTAGTTCGCCCCCATGGCAGCGTTGAGCTTCAGCCACGCTTTGTATATGACAGTGAAAGGCATCACCAATTGATGCACGAAGCGGAGTCCCTGCCGTCAATCGTGGTCAGTTCTGCTGCCGCCGCCAACGCGGTAATGCTTGGGGCGGGGTACTTTAATCCGTTGCACGGCTATATGAATCTGGCAGATGCTATGAGTGTCGCTGAAACCCTGCGCACGGTAGATGGTTTATTCTGGCCGGTGCCGGTTGTCAACGTTGTTAAAGATGCCAGTGAAATCGAGGGAGCCTCCCGTATTGCCCTGCGCGACCCGAACGTAGAGGGTAATCCAGTTCTCGCGGTGATGGATGTTGAGGCGATCGAAACCATCTCTGAAGAGCAAATGGACACCATAGCTGAACAGGTATTTGGCACTTTGGATGAGAAGCATCCTGGTGTTGCAACCTTCAAATCTGCTGGCCGCACTCTGGTTTCTGGGCCGATTGAAGTATTGAACTTCAGCTATTTCCAGAGTGACTTCCCGGACACCTTCCGCACTGCAGTTGAAATTCGCAATGAGTTCAAGGAGCGTGGTTGGAATAAGGTTGTAGCCTTCCAGACTCGCAATCCGATGCACCGTGCTCACGAAGAGTTGTGCAAAATGGCCCTGGATGGCGTAGAAGCGGATGGTGTTCTGATCCATATGTTGCTCGGCCAGTTGAAACCTGGCGATATCCCCGCTCCAGTGCGCGATGCTTCCATTCGCAAGATGGTAGAGCTGTACTTCCCGGCAAATACTGTGATGGTTACCGGTTATGGCTTCGATATGCTGTATGCCGGCCCTCGCGAAGCAGTACTGCATGCCGTATTCCGTCAGAACTGTGGCTGTAGCCACCTGATTGTAGGTCGCGATCACGCTGGCGTTGGCGATTACTATGGCGCTTTTGATGCGCAGACTATTTTTGATGAGAAGGTACCCGAGGGTGCTCTTGAGATTGAGATCTTCCGTGCTGATCACACTGCTTATTCCAAGAAATTGAATAAGGTGGTTATGATGCGTGATGTTCCGGATCACACCAAAGAAGACTTTATTCTGCTCTCGGGCACCAAGGTACGTGAAATGTTGGGTGATGGTATTGCGCCGCCCCCAGAGTTCTCCCGTCCTGAAGTGGCGCAGATTTTGATGGACTATTATCAGAGTCTGTAG
- a CDS encoding trypsin-like peptidase domain-containing protein — protein MSQNRFLQDWALPTLVGLAMAALLLVIFPQLRGVTPKADGNDIQGPVSYAHAVNVAGPAVVNIYTRMAMPQRQHPLFNDPLFRRLFDNMDVPQRQRMQSNLGSGVIASDNGYILTNHHVVDQADAIVILLADGREAQARLVGSDTDFDLAVLKIDLDGLTSISVGEPDRAQVGDVVLAIGNPFGVGQTVTQGIISAKGRHLENSGTGSYLQNFLQTDAAVNPGNSGGALVDSRGRLLGINTSILNQSGYSGGISFAIPANIAFKVMQDIIAYGRVVPGWLGIEARGISPQMAKEFNLNSTGGVMVTAIYNEGPAHIAGLQPGDVITHIDGLPIGDGKQGEATMATLRPGDTISITFIRDGVSHTVDATVSEEPQTKTTIE, from the coding sequence GTGTCCCAGAACCGATTTCTACAAGATTGGGCCCTACCCACCTTGGTAGGCCTAGCCATGGCTGCCCTACTCTTGGTTATATTCCCGCAACTACGTGGTGTCACGCCCAAAGCCGATGGAAACGATATCCAAGGCCCGGTTTCCTATGCCCATGCCGTCAATGTAGCAGGCCCCGCTGTAGTCAACATCTACACGCGAATGGCTATGCCCCAGCGCCAACACCCTTTGTTTAACGATCCCCTATTTAGACGTCTATTTGACAATATGGATGTTCCGCAAAGGCAGAGGATGCAATCCAACCTTGGGTCAGGCGTCATTGCCAGCGATAACGGTTACATTTTGACCAATCATCATGTAGTCGATCAGGCTGACGCCATCGTTATCCTTTTGGCTGACGGGCGGGAAGCACAGGCAAGGCTGGTAGGCAGCGATACGGATTTTGACCTGGCCGTTCTCAAAATTGATCTCGACGGCCTAACCTCCATCTCAGTTGGTGAGCCAGATAGAGCCCAGGTCGGCGATGTAGTCCTGGCAATTGGTAATCCTTTCGGCGTTGGGCAAACTGTGACCCAGGGCATTATCAGCGCAAAAGGTCGCCACCTTGAGAATTCAGGTACCGGAAGCTATTTGCAAAACTTTTTGCAAACAGATGCTGCCGTCAATCCAGGAAACTCAGGGGGTGCCCTCGTTGACTCTCGCGGCCGCCTGCTTGGCATCAATACCTCAATCCTCAATCAGTCCGGCTATTCCGGCGGTATCAGTTTTGCCATTCCCGCCAACATTGCCTTCAAGGTAATGCAGGATATTATTGCTTATGGCCGCGTCGTACCCGGCTGGCTGGGCATTGAAGCTCGCGGCATCAGCCCGCAAATGGCCAAAGAGTTCAATTTAAACTCGACCGGCGGCGTAATGGTGACAGCCATCTACAATGAAGGCCCGGCGCACATTGCAGGGCTTCAGCCCGGAGATGTCATTACACATATTGACGGCTTACCCATCGGCGATGGCAAGCAAGGGGAGGCTACCATGGCCACTCTGCGCCCCGGCGACACCATATCAATAACATTTATTCGTGATGGAGTGTCCCACACGGTTGATGCCACTGTTTCGGAAGAGCCCCAGACAAAGACGACAATAGAATAA
- a CDS encoding nuclear transport factor 2 family protein, which translates to MRSLVLALFFTITTTPAAAGDREDLHQLLIDFIGRAATDSQAHQRFWAEDLVYTSSGGKRFGKSEIMQGMQTSPSESVTTSYTAEEIDIRLLGDTAIIAFKLSANDSSKDEQSYYFNTGTFIKREGEWRALAWQATRIPTTE; encoded by the coding sequence ATGCGCTCACTGGTTTTAGCTCTGTTTTTTACCATAACCACAACCCCAGCGGCCGCTGGGGATCGAGAAGATTTGCATCAACTGCTGATCGACTTTATCGGCAGGGCCGCCACTGACTCCCAGGCCCATCAACGTTTCTGGGCCGAGGACCTGGTGTATACCAGCTCCGGAGGAAAACGCTTTGGAAAAAGCGAGATTATGCAGGGAATGCAAACATCTCCCAGCGAGTCTGTAACTACGAGCTATACCGCCGAGGAGATCGACATTCGATTGCTGGGGGATACCGCTATCATTGCATTCAAGCTATCTGCAAATGACAGCAGCAAAGATGAACAAAGCTACTACTTTAATACCGGCACATTTATTAAGCGGGAAGGTGAGTGGCGCGCTCTAGCCTGGCAAGCTACCCGTATTCCCACTACAGAATAA
- the hisD gene encoding histidinol dehydrogenase — MTNKIIRRLNTVDIDFDEQLKQLLAWESVANHEVESIVAEILQRVRSQGDKAVIEFTNRFDHRDLAAAEEFALPATELNAALDRIAVEEREALEVAADRVRRYHEHQRQESWRYTEADGTVLGQQITPMQSVGIYVPGGKASYPSSVLMNAIPAKVAGVQAVNMVVPAPKGELNDLVLAAAAIAGVDRVFTIGGAQAVAALAYGTESVPAVDKIVGPGNIFVASAKRAVFGHVAIDMIAGPSEILVICDGQTEPDWIAMDLLSQAEHDEQAQSILLCPDAEYLDRVESSLQRLLSELPRAEIAARSLVDRGALIQVESVQQAIEISNRIAPEHLEVSVESPEAYLAEIHNAGAIFLGRYTAEALGDYCAGPNHVLPTSGTARFSSPLGVYDFQKRSSVIYCSEKGADALGRVARTLALGEGLDAHARSAAYRVKGL, encoded by the coding sequence ATGACGAACAAAATAATTCGTCGGCTAAATACGGTCGATATAGATTTTGATGAACAATTGAAGCAGTTGCTCGCTTGGGAGTCGGTGGCAAATCATGAGGTCGAAAGTATCGTTGCAGAAATATTGCAGCGGGTTCGCTCTCAGGGTGATAAGGCTGTTATTGAATTTACTAACCGCTTCGATCATCGAGATCTCGCAGCTGCAGAAGAATTCGCCCTTCCAGCCACTGAGCTTAATGCAGCTCTGGATCGTATTGCTGTCGAAGAGCGCGAGGCCCTGGAAGTCGCTGCTGATAGAGTTAGGCGCTATCACGAGCATCAGCGACAGGAGTCCTGGCGCTATACAGAGGCTGATGGGACTGTGTTGGGGCAGCAGATTACCCCAATGCAAAGTGTTGGTATTTATGTTCCCGGAGGTAAGGCGAGCTACCCTTCTTCCGTGCTTATGAATGCAATTCCAGCAAAGGTGGCAGGTGTGCAGGCCGTTAATATGGTAGTGCCTGCTCCGAAGGGAGAGCTAAACGACCTGGTGTTGGCGGCAGCGGCAATTGCTGGAGTGGACCGGGTGTTTACGATTGGTGGTGCCCAGGCAGTAGCCGCGCTCGCTTATGGCACTGAGTCTGTCCCAGCTGTGGATAAAATAGTTGGCCCGGGTAATATCTTTGTTGCCAGTGCCAAGCGGGCAGTTTTTGGCCATGTCGCCATCGACATGATTGCGGGTCCATCTGAAATCCTGGTGATCTGCGATGGGCAAACCGAGCCCGATTGGATTGCAATGGATCTGCTTTCGCAGGCGGAGCACGATGAGCAGGCGCAATCTATTTTGTTGTGTCCAGACGCCGAATATTTGGATCGAGTTGAGAGCTCGCTTCAGAGGCTTTTGTCAGAGCTGCCCCGGGCAGAAATTGCCGCACGTTCCCTTGTTGATCGCGGGGCGCTGATCCAGGTGGAGTCCGTACAGCAGGCGATAGAAATCTCTAATCGGATTGCGCCGGAGCATTTAGAGGTGTCAGTAGAGAGTCCGGAAGCTTACCTTGCAGAAATTCATAATGCTGGAGCTATTTTCCTTGGGCGCTATACCGCAGAGGCCTTGGGGGATTACTGTGCCGGCCCCAATCACGTCCTTCCTACCAGTGGTACTGCTCGATTTTCTTCGCCTCTGGGGGTATACGATTTCCAGAAGCGAAGCTCGGTTATTTACTGCTCGGAAAAAGGTGCTGATGCCTTGGGGCGTGTGGCGCGCACCCTTGCTCTCGGGGAGGGGTTGGATGCTCATGCCCGCTCTGCGGCTTATAGGGTAAAGGGCTTGTGA
- the hisG gene encoding ATP phosphoribosyltransferase, translating to MTAQITIALTKGRILQETLPLLKAAGLEPIEDLTKSRKLIFPTNCEGVHLLLLRGVDVPTYVQHGAADIGVAGKDTLLEHGSDGIYEPLDLGIARCRLMTAGVKGGQLPSGRIKVATKFVQSAKRHYASIGRQVDIIKLYGAMELAPLMNLADEIVDIVDSGNTLKANGLEARETIAQISSRLIVNKAALKMKYASINSLIEKLAAAVAQTK from the coding sequence ATGACTGCACAAATTACAATCGCACTGACTAAAGGGCGGATTCTTCAGGAGACTCTGCCGCTTCTTAAGGCGGCGGGATTGGAGCCTATTGAGGATCTGACTAAGAGTCGGAAGTTGATATTCCCAACGAATTGCGAAGGGGTTCATCTTCTTCTCTTGCGAGGCGTGGATGTGCCTACTTATGTGCAGCACGGCGCTGCTGATATCGGTGTGGCTGGTAAGGATACATTGCTTGAGCACGGTTCTGATGGCATTTATGAGCCTCTAGATTTGGGTATTGCTCGCTGTCGCCTGATGACAGCCGGTGTTAAAGGTGGACAGCTGCCCAGTGGCCGAATCAAGGTCGCTACCAAGTTTGTGCAAAGCGCCAAGAGGCATTACGCCTCGATCGGGCGTCAGGTCGACATTATTAAGCTGTATGGGGCTATGGAGCTCGCACCGCTAATGAACCTGGCCGATGAGATCGTGGATATTGTGGATAGCGGCAATACGCTAAAGGCCAATGGCCTTGAAGCTCGCGAGACCATTGCGCAAATTAGTAGCCGGCTTATCGTCAATAAGGCCGCTCTGAAGATGAAATATGCATCTATTAATAGTCTGATTGAGAAACTGGCAGCGGCTGTCGCACAAACCAAGTAG
- the murA gene encoding UDP-N-acetylglucosamine 1-carboxyvinyltransferase: MDKLIIEGGSPISGTLRISGAKNSALPILAAALLADGPVQIDNLPHLNDITTMITLLRCMGCDVTIDEKLGVEIDPRSVNDLTAPYELVKTMRASILVLGPLLARHGVANVSFPGGCAIGSRPVDIHLKGLEAMGAEITIDGGFIRARSNGRLKGANIVMEKVTVGGTENLLMAAVLAEGTTTLHNAAREPEIVDLAEFLIAMGAQIEGVGTDTMRVHGVPKLTPCKFTVMPDRIETGTFLAAAAAARGKVRLLNTRADILDAVMLKFEEAGAHISCGDSWIELDMKGNRPKAVSFRTAPYPAFPTDMQSQFTAMNAVAEGKGTVVETIFENRLIQVHELNRMGADITLEGNTAIVTGVEKLKGAPVMASDLRASASLVIAGMVAEGTTMVDRIYHIDRGYECIEEKLRQLGANIRRIPG, translated from the coding sequence ATGGATAAGTTGATAATAGAGGGCGGTAGCCCGATCTCCGGGACTCTGAGGATTTCTGGTGCTAAAAATTCAGCCTTGCCGATATTGGCTGCTGCGTTATTGGCTGATGGGCCCGTGCAAATCGATAATTTGCCGCACCTCAATGATATTACCACCATGATCACCTTGCTCCGGTGTATGGGGTGTGATGTCACTATTGATGAAAAGTTGGGCGTTGAAATCGATCCCCGCTCAGTCAATGACCTGACGGCTCCCTACGAGCTGGTTAAAACCATGCGGGCCTCAATCCTGGTTCTGGGGCCTCTATTGGCCAGGCACGGTGTGGCAAATGTCTCCTTCCCTGGTGGCTGTGCAATTGGCAGTCGACCGGTCGATATTCACCTCAAAGGCCTGGAGGCCATGGGTGCCGAGATCACTATCGATGGTGGTTTTATCCGGGCTCGCTCTAATGGCCGTCTCAAAGGTGCCAATATCGTCATGGAAAAAGTGACGGTTGGTGGCACTGAAAACTTATTGATGGCAGCAGTGCTCGCAGAGGGTACAACAACTCTCCACAACGCTGCGCGTGAGCCTGAAATCGTTGATTTGGCTGAATTCCTTATTGCGATGGGTGCCCAGATAGAAGGGGTTGGGACCGACACCATGCGTGTTCACGGTGTGCCTAAACTCACCCCCTGTAAGTTCACCGTTATGCCGGACCGTATTGAAACCGGAACCTTCCTGGCAGCCGCTGCTGCGGCGAGAGGTAAGGTGCGCCTGCTTAATACCCGTGCTGATATCCTCGATGCGGTGATGCTCAAGTTTGAAGAAGCTGGCGCCCATATCAGTTGCGGTGACAGCTGGATTGAACTGGATATGAAAGGCAATCGCCCTAAAGCGGTGAGCTTCCGCACAGCGCCTTACCCAGCTTTCCCTACAGATATGCAGTCCCAGTTCACAGCAATGAATGCTGTAGCCGAAGGGAAGGGGACTGTGGTTGAGACCATCTTTGAAAACCGCTTAATCCAGGTCCATGAGCTCAATCGAATGGGAGCGGATATCACCCTGGAGGGCAATACGGCAATTGTTACCGGGGTAGAGAAACTTAAAGGCGCTCCGGTAATGGCCTCTGATCTACGCGCATCAGCGAGCCTGGTTATTGCCGGCATGGTGGCAGAGGGCACTACTATGGTGGATCGTATTTACCATATTGACCGCGGCTATGAGTGTATTGAAGAGAAGCTTCGACAGCTCGGCGCGAATATTCGGCGTATTCCCGGCTGA
- a CDS encoding BolA/IbaG family iron-sulfur metabolism protein: MQPDEIKTLIEGQIPDSTVEVAFEGSHLMVTVVSSAFEGLSRLKKQQLVYAALGEKIADGTLHAVQMQTLTPEEASR, translated from the coding sequence ATGCAACCAGACGAAATCAAGACCCTAATTGAAGGGCAAATTCCCGATAGCACTGTTGAAGTGGCTTTCGAAGGTAGTCATCTGATGGTGACTGTGGTGAGCAGTGCCTTTGAAGGTTTGAGTCGTTTAAAAAAACAACAGCTTGTCTATGCCGCACTTGGCGAAAAAATCGCCGATGGTACCTTGCATGCCGTGCAAATGCAGACTCTGACTCCAGAAGAAGCCAGTCGTTAA
- a CDS encoding ABC transporter substrate-binding protein: protein MNASFWIGRYGLSRWIRFALCVVFASAVVPVANAAQNPYVMIEGVSDELLGVIRSNAQYANSDPQRYYGAVEGVLTPVVDFDFIARGVMGRYAKQATAEQRSRFTQAFRRDLVATFARGVANFGDLDVKVVNPGTTPQGNRVNVLQEVRSKEGITKVSYTLVRNRAGQWKLINVILNGVNLGKTFRSQFSQSMQTYGDIDKVISNWSAADDAANKVS from the coding sequence GTGAACGCATCATTTTGGATTGGCCGGTACGGTTTGTCGCGATGGATTAGGTTTGCGCTTTGTGTTGTTTTTGCGTCTGCAGTAGTGCCTGTAGCTAATGCTGCTCAAAATCCATATGTAATGATTGAGGGGGTTTCTGATGAGTTACTGGGGGTGATTCGATCTAATGCCCAGTATGCGAATTCAGATCCGCAAAGATATTACGGTGCTGTCGAGGGCGTGCTGACACCGGTTGTAGATTTTGATTTTATCGCTCGGGGTGTAATGGGGCGCTATGCGAAGCAAGCGACCGCCGAGCAGCGTTCTCGTTTTACGCAGGCTTTTCGTCGTGACCTGGTTGCAACATTTGCTCGTGGCGTTGCAAATTTTGGGGATTTGGACGTAAAAGTGGTTAACCCTGGCACCACTCCGCAGGGTAATCGTGTCAATGTCCTTCAGGAAGTCCGCAGTAAAGAAGGAATCACAAAGGTATCTTATACCTTGGTGCGCAATCGGGCGGGCCAGTGGAAATTGATCAACGTAATTCTGAACGGGGTCAACCTGGGCAAGACTTTCCGCAGTCAGTTCTCCCAGTCAATGCAGACTTATGGAGATATCGATAAGGTGATTTCCAATTGGTCGGCGGCAGATGATGCAGCCAATAAAGTGAGCTGA
- a CDS encoding KpsF/GutQ family sugar-phosphate isomerase, with the protein MTQNLILEAGRRTVRMETEAVAALENRINGEFQRACDMIMQCRGRTIVTGMGKSGHIGRKIAATLASTGTPSFFVHPGEASHGDLGMITRDDVVIAISNSGSSGEVLTLLPLLKRLGIPLISMAGKTDSPLAQAAEVNLDISVATEACPLNLAPTSSTTVTLVMGDALAVALLEARGFTAEDFAFSHPGGALGRRLLLKVEDVMHAGDELPQVTPETLLSKALLEMTSKGFGMTTIVNNNGELLGVFTDGDLRRVIDQKIELDKAVMEEVMSRRPKTVSADTLAAESLRIMEDYKITALVVEDEAHHPVGVLHMHDILRAGVI; encoded by the coding sequence ATGACACAGAATTTAATTTTGGAGGCCGGACGCCGCACCGTCCGTATGGAAACCGAAGCGGTGGCAGCACTGGAAAACAGAATTAATGGGGAGTTTCAGCGAGCCTGTGACATGATCATGCAGTGTCGCGGCCGCACAATCGTTACCGGAATGGGGAAGTCAGGGCATATTGGCCGCAAGATCGCCGCAACCCTTGCCAGTACTGGCACTCCTAGCTTCTTTGTTCACCCCGGCGAAGCGAGCCACGGCGACCTCGGCATGATCACCCGAGACGATGTTGTTATTGCCATATCCAATTCTGGCTCCTCCGGTGAAGTCCTCACCCTACTCCCCCTACTAAAACGCCTGGGTATTCCACTAATAAGCATGGCAGGTAAAACTGACTCCCCTCTCGCTCAAGCTGCGGAAGTCAATCTGGATATATCGGTAGCCACAGAGGCCTGCCCCCTCAATCTGGCTCCCACCTCATCCACAACCGTCACTCTCGTGATGGGAGACGCCCTTGCTGTCGCCCTTCTCGAGGCTAGAGGTTTTACCGCAGAAGACTTCGCATTCTCTCACCCAGGCGGCGCCCTAGGGCGAAGGCTTCTATTAAAGGTTGAGGATGTAATGCATGCGGGCGACGAGCTTCCCCAGGTAACTCCAGAGACTCTACTATCAAAAGCCCTACTGGAGATGACCAGCAAAGGGTTCGGCATGACGACTATTGTAAATAACAATGGTGAATTACTGGGTGTATTCACTGACGGTGATTTGCGCAGGGTAATAGACCAAAAAATCGAACTCGACAAAGCAGTTATGGAGGAGGTGATGAGTCGCCGTCCTAAAACGGTTTCTGCTGACACTCTTGCTGCAGAGTCGCTGAGGATTATGGAGGACTATAAAATCACCGCATTAGTTGTGGAAGATGAAGCGCATCACCCAGTTGGCGTACTCCATATGCACGATATTCTGCGCGCCGGTGTTATCTGA